GGGCCGGGTGTGCCCGGCATGTCGCTCGTTGGGAATACCCATGAAGTCGTTGGGGATCCCAACGGTAACCGAGATTCGTTGGGAGGTCCAATGATTGTCGGATAGTCTGCCGATATGGCCGAAGCATCTCTGACCGCGATCCGCTCCCTGCCCAGCTGGCTCCTCGGCCGCGCCGCCGCTCGCGGCCGCGGCCTGGTCGCCGACGCCCTCGCCGCCGAGGGGCAGAAGATGTGGCACCACGTCGTCCTCTCCGCCGTCCGCGACCTTCAGCCCGTCGCCCAGGCCGACCTCGGCCGCAGTGTCGGCCTCGACCCCAAGGACCTGGTCGGCGTGCTCAACGACCTGCAGTCCGCCGGCCACGTCCTGCGCGCCCCCGACCCCCGGGACCGGCGCAAGAACGCCGTGACCCTCACCGACGACGGCGCCCGCCTCCTCACGCGCTGCGAGAAGGCCGCCCGCGAGGCCAACGGCGAGCTGCTCGCGCCGCTGTCGGCCGCCGAACGCGATCAGTTCATGGGCCTGTTGATCCGGATTTCCGGCACGGACGGCTGACGGCGGCTAACGTTCCGTCATGACCGCAGCTCCCGTGCTCGATCCACAGCGCACCGCCCTCATCCTCGTCGACCTGATGGAACGCATCGTCGCTCTGCCGCTGGAACCCCGCAAAGGCTCCGAAGTCCTTGCCACCGCCGAGGAGTTGGCGGCCACCTTCCGCGCCGCCGCAGCGCCCGTCGTCCTCGTCCGGGTCGAACGCCCCTCGACCGCCGAACAGCCGTCCGGCAGCGGACTCGTGCCGGGCCTCGCGGCGGAGGGCGACCTGGAGGTGGTCAAGCGCACCATCGGCGCCTTCCAGGGCACCGGCCTGGACGAGCGGCTGCGCGAACGCGGCGTCACCACCCTGGTGTTCGGCGGCATCGCCACCAACCTCGGCGTCGAGTCCACCGCCCGCGCCGCCGCCGACCTCGGCTACGACCTCGTTTTCGCCGAGGACGCCATGGCCGCCTTCACCGCCGCCGAGCACGAGGCGTCCGTCCGGCTCGACTTCCCCCGGCTCGGCACGGTCGTGACCGCTGCCGGGATCCGTCTCGCCGCCGCCTGACCGCTCAGACCAGCGTGCCGCCCCCGTCGACGACCACCACCGAACCGGTGCTGTAACCCCCACGCATCAGATACAGGTACGCCTCCGCCACATCCGCCGGCTCGCCGACCCGCCCCACCGGCAGCGACTCGGCGGACGACCGGAACAGCCCCTCCCGGTCCGCCTCCGGCAGCTCCCGCCACAGCTCCGTGCGCACCACCCCCGGCGAGACCACATTGACCCGCACCGGCGCCAGCTCCACGGCCAGCGCCCGGGTCAGCGACTCCATCGCCCCGCACAGCGCCGACGCGGCGCTCGAACCGGACAACGGCCGCCGCCCCGCCGTTCCGGTGGTCAGTACGACGGAGCCGCCCCTGCGGATCGATCCGGCGCCGTACTTCACCGCCGTGTACGCACCCCACAGCCGGGTGTCCATGAACTGCCGTGCCCGTACGACATCCGCCCCGGCCAGCGGCTCCAGCAGCAACGACTCACCCGCTGTGTAGACGAGGTGGTCGAAGGCGCCGACCCCCGTGAAGAAGCCGCGCACCGCGTCCTCGTCCGTGGCGTCCAGCACCTGCCCCTCGGCGCCGTCGCCCAGCAGCTTCAGCGCCGCGTCCACGCTCTCCTGCCGGCGCGAGGCGACGACCACCTGTGCGCCCTCCCGCGCCGCGCCCTCGGCGACCGCGAGCCCGATGCCCGACGTACCTCCGATGACGACGACGCGCTGTCCTTGCAGGCTCATGCCGTTCCCCTTTCCTGGCTGCCCGACGGGAAGTCCTGGCTGCCCGCCGGGATCCAGCCTGCGACGGCCCCCGGCCCGCCGTCCAAGACCTCTTTCAGTCACGGCGATACCCTGAAGGCATCGCCACCGGTACGGGTACGACGGAAGGGGCGGTCATGGACCGAGACCGGGACCTGGATCTGCGGAAGGTCCGCTATTTCACCGCCGTCGCCGAACTACTGCACTTCGGCCGCGCGGCCGAGCGGCTGCACATCGCCCAGCCCGTGCTGAGCCGTCAGATCCGGGCGCTGGAGAAGGACTTGGGCGCCGAGCTGTTCGCCCGGGACAGCCATGGCGTGACGTTGACCGACGCGGGAGGCCAACTCCTGGGCGACGCACGGCAGTTGCTCGCCCTCGCCGAGGGAACGCGGCGCCGCGTGCTGCGGGCCGCGCACGGGCACCGGCGGCTACTGGTCGGCTTCCGCGCCGGTGTCGTCGTCACCCACGCCCTGCGCGCCTTCGCGGCGGCGCATCCCGAGGCGGAGGGCAATGCGCGCCGGATCGAATGGGACGACCAGGAGCGGCTGATTCTCGACGGCACCATCGACGTCGCCTATGTACGACGGCCGATCCGGGAGGACGGACTCGAACTGCGGCCCCTGTACAGCGAGACCCGCGTGGCCATGCTCCCGCAGGGCCACCGGCTCGCCGGTAAGCCGGAGCTGTCGCTCGCCGACCTCGACGGGGAACGATGGCTCAGATACGCCGATCCCCGGCCCGGCGACCTGCCGATCCGCACCATCGAGGAGAAGTTCGAGTGCGTGGCCGCGGGCACCGGCATCACGTTGGTGCCGCGCTCGGTCGCCGAGCAGTACTCCCGTCCGGACATCAGCTACGTACCGGTCACCGACGCCGAACCCGACCAGGTGCTGCTGGCCTGGGCAGCCGGCCGCCGCTCACCCCTGATCACGGCGTTCGTCGAAGCGGCGCAGTCCCTCGGCTGAGGCGGGGCCCGGCGGCGCAGGGGGCGCTCCCCGCCGGCCGGGGCCCCGCCGCCGTGCCGCGGGGAGGCGTCTCAGCCCTGGGCGGCCGCCTCCAGCAGGGCGATGCGGTCCTCACCCGCGTACACGTTCATCGAACTGCCCCGCAGGAAACCCACCAGGGTCAGACCCGTCTCGGCGGCCAGGTCCACCGCCAGCGACGACGGCGCCGACACGGCCGCCAGCACCGGGATACCCGCCATCACCGCCTTCTGCGCCAGCTCGAACGAGGCCCGCCCGGAGACCAGGAGGACCGTCCGTGACAGCGGCAGCTCGCCGTTCTGCAGCGCCCGCCCGACCAGTTTGTCGACCGCGTTGTGCCGGCCGACGTCCTCCCGTATGTCCAGCAGCTCCCCGTCCTCGGTGAACAGGGCCGCCGCGTGCAGGCCCCCGGTCCGGTCGAACACCCGCTGGGCCGAGCGCAGCCGGTCGGGGAGGCTCGCCAGCAGCTGAGGGGTGACCCGGACCGGGGGAGTGTCGGCGATCGGGAAGCGGGCGGTCGTCCGTACAGCGTCCAGGCTGGCCTTGCCGCACAGACCGCACGAGGAGGACGTGTAGACGTTCCGCTCCAGGGTGAAGTCCGGGAGGGCGACGCCGGGCGCGGTCTTCACGTCGACCACGTTGTAGGTGTTCGAGCCGTCTGCGGTCGCTCCGGCACAGTAGACGATGTTCTGCAGATCGTATGCAGAAGCCAGTACACCCTCGCTCACCAGGAACCCGGCCGCCAGCGCGAAGTCGTCGCCCGGGGTGCGCATGGTGATCGCGAGCGGCTTGCCGTTCAGCCGGATCTCCAGAGGCTCCTCGGCGACGAGTGTGTCCGGCCGGGTGGACAGCGCCCCGTCGCGGATGCGGAGGACCTTGCGTCGTTCCGTGACTCGTCCCATGTCCTGATCAGCCCCGGTTCTGTACGTGCTGGTAGCCGAAACGGCCCTTGATGCAGAGATTGCCGTGGGTCACCGGATTGTCGTGCGGAGAGGTGACCTTCACGACCTCATTGTCCTGCACATGGAGCGTGAGGGTGCAGCCCACTCCGCAGTACGCGCACACCGTGGCCGTCTCCGTCTGCCGCGGCTCGTCCCAGGTGCCCGCCGCCCGCATGTCGAACTCCGTCTTCGGCGACAGCGCCCCGGTCGGGCACACCTCGACACAGTTCCCGCAGTACACGCACGCCGAGTCGGTCAGCGGCGCGTCGTGCTCGACGGCGATCCGGGCGTCGAAACCGCGCCCGGCAACCGCGATCGCGAAGGTGTTCTGCCACTGGTCGCCGCAGGCGTCGACGCACTTGTAGCACAGGATGCACTTGTCGTAGTCCCGCACATACAGCTCGTTGTCGATCTTCGGTGCCTCGTTCAGCCGGGCCGCGTCGGGGCCGAAACGGTCCGGTTTCGCCTCGTACTCCTTGATCCACTCGGCGACCTTCGGTGTGGTCGACAAGTCGACCGACGAAGCGAGCAGTTCCAGGACGATCTTCCGGCTGTGCCGGGCGCGCTCGGAGTCGGTGCGGACCTCCATCCCCGGCTCGGCCCTGCGCGAGCAGGCCGGCACCAGCGTCCGCGAGCCCTCGACCTCCACCACGCACACCCGGCAGGCGTTCTTCGGCCGCAGTGTGTCGCCCTGGCACAGCGTCGGGATGTCCTTCCCCGCCGCCCGGCAGGCGTCCAGGATGGTCGAACCCTCCGGGACCCGGGCCGGCTCGCCGTCGACCGTGAACTCCATCAGCCGGCGCGGAATCCCGAGCGGTGTGACGGTCATGCGTACGCCTCCAGACGGTCGATGGCGGATTCCACGGCGTTCCACGCGGTCTGCCCCAGACCGCAGATCGAGGCGTCCCGCATCGCCCGGCCGGCCTCCCGCAGCAGGGCGATGT
The genomic region above belongs to Streptomyces sp. CG1 and contains:
- a CDS encoding MarR family winged helix-turn-helix transcriptional regulator; translation: MAEASLTAIRSLPSWLLGRAAARGRGLVADALAAEGQKMWHHVVLSAVRDLQPVAQADLGRSVGLDPKDLVGVLNDLQSAGHVLRAPDPRDRRKNAVTLTDDGARLLTRCEKAAREANGELLAPLSAAERDQFMGLLIRISGTDG
- a CDS encoding isochorismatase family protein; the protein is MTAAPVLDPQRTALILVDLMERIVALPLEPRKGSEVLATAEELAATFRAAAAPVVLVRVERPSTAEQPSGSGLVPGLAAEGDLEVVKRTIGAFQGTGLDERLRERGVTTLVFGGIATNLGVESTARAAADLGYDLVFAEDAMAAFTAAEHEASVRLDFPRLGTVVTAAGIRLAAA
- a CDS encoding SDR family oxidoreductase; translated protein: MSLQGQRVVVIGGTSGIGLAVAEGAAREGAQVVVASRRQESVDAALKLLGDGAEGQVLDATDEDAVRGFFTGVGAFDHLVYTAGESLLLEPLAGADVVRARQFMDTRLWGAYTAVKYGAGSIRRGGSVVLTTGTAGRRPLSGSSAASALCGAMESLTRALAVELAPVRVNVVSPGVVRTELWRELPEADREGLFRSSAESLPVGRVGEPADVAEAYLYLMRGGYSTGSVVVVDGGGTLV
- a CDS encoding LysR family transcriptional regulator; translated protein: MDRDRDLDLRKVRYFTAVAELLHFGRAAERLHIAQPVLSRQIRALEKDLGAELFARDSHGVTLTDAGGQLLGDARQLLALAEGTRRRVLRAAHGHRRLLVGFRAGVVVTHALRAFAAAHPEAEGNARRIEWDDQERLILDGTIDVAYVRRPIREDGLELRPLYSETRVAMLPQGHRLAGKPELSLADLDGERWLRYADPRPGDLPIRTIEEKFECVAAGTGITLVPRSVAEQYSRPDISYVPVTDAEPDQVLLAWAAGRRSPLITAFVEAAQSLG
- the fdhD gene encoding formate dehydrogenase accessory sulfurtransferase FdhD gives rise to the protein MGRVTERRKVLRIRDGALSTRPDTLVAEEPLEIRLNGKPLAITMRTPGDDFALAAGFLVSEGVLASAYDLQNIVYCAGATADGSNTYNVVDVKTAPGVALPDFTLERNVYTSSSCGLCGKASLDAVRTTARFPIADTPPVRVTPQLLASLPDRLRSAQRVFDRTGGLHAAALFTEDGELLDIREDVGRHNAVDKLVGRALQNGELPLSRTVLLVSGRASFELAQKAVMAGIPVLAAVSAPSSLAVDLAAETGLTLVGFLRGSSMNVYAGEDRIALLEAAAQG
- a CDS encoding 2Fe-2S iron-sulfur cluster-binding protein, which gives rise to MTVTPLGIPRRLMEFTVDGEPARVPEGSTILDACRAAGKDIPTLCQGDTLRPKNACRVCVVEVEGSRTLVPACSRRAEPGMEVRTDSERARHSRKIVLELLASSVDLSTTPKVAEWIKEYEAKPDRFGPDAARLNEAPKIDNELYVRDYDKCILCYKCVDACGDQWQNTFAIAVAGRGFDARIAVEHDAPLTDSACVYCGNCVEVCPTGALSPKTEFDMRAAGTWDEPRQTETATVCAYCGVGCTLTLHVQDNEVVKVTSPHDNPVTHGNLCIKGRFGYQHVQNRG